A genomic region of Colletotrichum destructivum chromosome 1, complete sequence contains the following coding sequences:
- a CDS encoding Putative glycoside hydrolase family 10 domain, glycoside hydrolase superfamily — MGRITIWVISLVAWVAAVSGQGLHELAVKSGKLFFGTVTDTNLFGDAAYMAVLNRTGEFGLVVPENSQKWDATEKTQGQFRFDNPDAVLGVARANGQMMRCHALTWHSQLPQFVSAGTWTPETLTPVIEAHIANVVGHYKGACYSWDVVNEALADNGTLRDSVFSRVLGDSFIPVSFRAAAAADPAAKLYYNDFSLEFGSPKTDGAIGIVRDLKAAGVRIDGVGLQGHFEVGKAPSREALARVMGRFTDLGLEVALTELDVRHATLPASEDAARQQASDYASVVGACVDSAGCVGVVVWGFSDKYSWIPATFRGAGDACLVDVDMQPKPAYAAVAAVLGNATAAAGNGSVKVGKAGVGGV; from the exons ATGGGTAGAATCACCATCTGGGTCATCTCTTTGGTGGCATGggtggccgccgtctcggggCAGGGCCTTCACGAGCTGGCGGTCAAGAGCGGCAAGTTGTTCTTCGGCACGGTGACGGACACGAACCTGTTCGGCGACGCGGCGTACATGGCCGTCCTCAACAGGACGGGCGAGTTCGGGCTCGTCGTGCCCGAGAACAGCCAGAAGTGGGAcgcgacggagaagacgcAGGGCCAGTTCCGGTTCGACAACCCGGACGCGGTGCTGGGCGTTGCGCGGGCGAACGGGCAGATGATGAGGTGCCACGCGCTCACATGGCACTCTCAGCTGCCGCAGTTCG TCTCCGCCGGCACATGGACCCCCGAGACCCTCACCCCCGTCATTGAAGCCCACATCGCAaacgtcgtcggccactACAAGGGCGCGTGCTACTCGTGGGacgtcgtcaacgaggccctcgccgacaacGGCACCCTCCGCGACAGCGTCTTCTCGCGCGTCCTGGGCGACTCCTTCATCCCCGTCTCcttccgcgccgccgccgccgccgacccggcCGCGAAGCTGTACTACAACGACTTCAGCCTCGAGTTCGGGTCCCCCAAGACGGACGGCGCCATCGGTATCGTACGCGACCTGAAGGCGGCCGGCGTGCGgatcgacggcgtcgggctGCAGGGCCACTTCGAGGTCGGCAAGGCGCCGTCGCGCGAGGCGCTCGCCCGGGTGATGGGCCGGTTCACGGACCTGGGGCTCGAGGTCGCGCTGACGGAGCTGGATGTCCGGCACGCGACGCTGCCGGCGAGCGAGGACGCGGCGCGGCAGCAGGCGAGCGACTACGCGAGCGTCGTGGGGGCGTGCGTGGACAGCGCGGGTTGTGTCGGTGTCGTGGTGTGGGGGTTTTCGGACAAGTACAGCTGGATCCCGGCGACGTTCCGGGGCGCCGGGGACGCGTGCCTGGTCGACGTGGACATGCAGCCCAAGCCGGCGTatgcggccgtcgccgcggtcTTGGGTAACGCGACTGCGGCAGCGGGCAATGGTAGTGTGAAGGTTGGGAAAGCCGGGGTTGGAGGGGTGTAA
- a CDS encoding Putative aldo/keto reductase, aldo-keto reductase, NADP-dependent oxidoreductase, with amino-acid sequence MVHLTALVSAAAAAGLAQASLPGLNAIPPLGLGTWLSDKGKVAHAVSFAVGEAGYDHIDAALIYRNEDETGKGIADSGVARKDIWVTSKLWNSDHRAEQAEAAIKKSIADLGVDYLDLYLIHWPVAFVPGDPDNKLDTETSIVDTWRTLEGFVRANLTRHIGLSNFARADVEKILEVAEIKPFAHEFETHPYLQQQGFVDWHKEKGIEVIAYSPLANTNPTYSDHIPAIYDDPFWKGVAARKGVSVFQAVLAWGVQRGTIVIPKSTKDSHIVSNRKALDIKFSDEELREIAKQDKKHRLSNPSKRWGVKLFADLDDPVKHDEKSEEL; translated from the exons ATGGTTCACCTCACAGCGCTagtctccgccgccgccgctgcgggTCTGGCCCAAGCTTCTCTTCCCGGCCTGAACGCTATTCCGCCTCTCGGTTTGGGAACATGGCTGTCGGACAAGGGCAAGGTGGCGCACGCCGTGTCCtttgccgtcggcgaggcgggctACGACCACATTGACGCCGCCCTCATCTACA GAAACGAGGACGAGACCGGCAAGGGCATCGCCGACTCGGGCGTCGCCCGCAAGGACATCTGGGTCACCAGCAAGCTTTGGAACTCGGACCACcgcgccgagcaggccgaggccgccatcaagaagtccatcgccgacctcggcgtcgactaCCTCGACCTCTACCTCATCCACTGgcccgtcgccttcgtcccCGGCGACCCGGACAACAAGCTCGACACCGAGACCTCCATCGTCGACACCTGGCGCACGCTCGAGGGCTTCGTCCGCGCCAACCTCACCCGCCACATCGGCCTGTCCAACTtcgcccgcgccgacgtTGAGAAGatcctcgaggtcgccgagatcaagcCCTTCGCCCACGAGTTCGAGACCCACCCGTacctccagcagcagggTTTTGTCGACTGGcacaaggagaagggcatcgAGGTCATCGCATACTCGCCGCTCGCCAACACGAACCCGACGTACAGCGACCACATCCCGGCCATCTACGACGACCCCTTCTGGAAGGGCGTCGCCGCGCGGAAGGGCGTCTCCGTCTTTCAGGCCGTGCTGGCGTGGGGTGTCCAGAGGGGCACCATTGTGATTCCCAAGAGTACCAAGGACTCGCACATCGTCTCGAACCGCAAGGCGCTCGACATCAAGTtctccgacgaggagctccgGGAGATCGCGAAGCAGGACAAGAAGCACAGACTGAGCAACCCGAGCAAGAGATGGGGCGTCAAGCTGTTTGCGGACCTCGACGATCCCGTCAAGCacgacgagaagagcgaGGAACTCTGA
- a CDS encoding Putative AAA+ ATPase domain, ATPase, AAA-type, core, whose translation MKGFNLKTKKWTDLSIDRFSEIQWNIGAFESLVISRKMKRLIQALITNQIEAEHSTDIISGKGNGIIMLLHGGPGTGKTLTAESVAEIARKPLYPVTCGDIGTEPRDVEKYLESVLHLGKTWGCVVLLDEADVFLEQRSLEDLKRNALVSVFLRVLEYYDGILILTSNRVGTFDEAFKSRIQLAIHYTNLTTHQRTMIWGNFFRRLKDMSDEDIDFVDLEDHIEDLAQHKMNGREIRNVITTARQVVRWERKQQKEPSYSLNYKVMDEVIETSRKFDSYIEKLNMGMSHDELAENEGLRLAKEA comes from the coding sequence ATGAAAGGGTTCAATCTCAAGACGAAAAAATGGACCGATCTCTCCATTGATCGCTTTTCGGAAATCCAGTGGAATATCGGCGCATTCGAGAGTCTCGTCATCAGCAGAAAGATGAAACGCCTGATCCAAGCCCTCATAACGAACCAAATCGAGGCGGAACATTCAACCGACATCATCAGTGGCAAAGGCAACGGGATCATCATGCTTCTTCACGGCGGCCCAGGCACGGGTAAGACCCTAACGGCGGAGAGCGTAGCCGAGATTGCAAGAAAGCCGCTGTACCCTGTCACATGCGGTGATATTGGTACAGAGCCGCGCGACGTGGAGAAGTATCTCGAATCAGTTCTCCACCTAGGTAAGACCTGGGGCTGCGTGGTTTTACTAGATGAGGCCGATGTCTTTCTCGAACAGCGCAGCCTTGAGGATCTCAAGCGGAACGCTCTGGTCTCTGTTTTCCTCCGGGTCCTTGAATACTACGACGGCATCCTGATACTTACAAGCAACCGAGTCGGGACGTTTGATGAAGCTTTCAAGTCGCGAATCCAACTTGCGATTCACTATACCAATCTGACAACGCACCAACGGACGATGATTTGGGGCAACTTTTTCCGACGCCTGAAGGACATGAGTGACGAGGACATCGACTTTGTGGATCTCGAGGACCACATCGAGGATTTGGCCCAACACAAGATGAACGGGCGTGAGATTCGCAATGTGATCACGACGGCACGGCAGGTTGTCAGGTGGGAAAGAAAGCAGCAGAAGGAGCCATCTTACTCGCTGAACTACAAAGTGATGGACGAGGTTATCGAGACGTCTCGCAAATTCGACAGTTATATCGAGAAGCTGAATATGGGAATGAGCCATGACGAGCTGGCTGAAAACGAGGGACTGCGATTGGCAAAAGAGGCATGA